The Limosilactobacillus panis DNA segment CGCAGACAAGGCGGTCATGGGCATTTGCCGGGGGATGCAATTGATCAACATTGCTTTTGGGGGGTCGGTCTACCAGGACCTTTCTGAAGACCCCAAAAAGACGCTCAAGCATGCCCACCCAGGACGCTCCGGGCAACCTGCCTTCCCACCACGTTACCGTTGATGAAGACAGCCGCCTGTTCAACCTGGTCGGCCGCCGCCCCTACGTCAACTCCCGTCACCACCAGGCCCTTCATGAGATTGCCCCAACCCTCCACGTCACCGCGGTTGCCGACGATCAGGTGCCCGAGGCGGTCGAATCAACGGCCAATGACCAGGTCTTAGCTGTTCAGTGGCACCCAGAAAATATGTTTAAGCACTACCAGTATTCTCAGAACCTATTTTCCGACCTCATCCAACGGGCTGCTGCCGCTAGACAATAATTAATAGTATCAGTAAAGAGGCCTTTAGTACCCGAAAATCCGCGTGCTAAAGGCCTCTTTGTGGACCGTGCTAGAGCATGTTTAAAATGGGAAAAAGCATCAGAGCGCTCCTTGTAACCTTGATGTTACGGGGCATTCTGATGCTTTCTCTTACCAAGCCAATTCTTTACGTAACTCATCTGCAGTATAAATCCGGCCGTCCTCAAAGCCACGGAAGGGGTGGAGGGTCTCCAAGGCGGCCCGCTGGTAACGCTGAGCCCGACGCAGGGCATATTCCTCCAGTGACCCGTCCTTAACATAGTTCAACAGGCGGGCACTCGGTGTTGTCATCGGGTTCACCACCCGGTCCTCAAGGTCCTCTAGGATTTCCGAATACTCCGGCCCCAGTTGGATCTGGTTAGCATAGTGTTCCAGGTGACGAATGACTGCTAATGCGGTCGCCTGGTACCTACTCGGGGCGGTCGGTTCCTCCGCCGCCGTAATCTGGTTCATCTGAGTGGCCTTATCAAGCAGGGGGGCAACTTCTGATTCCTTCATCGCCGGGTGCATGATAAAGTAACTTGCCAGTAGACGGATAAAACGAACGGTCCCGGTGCGGATCCCTACCGAACTACTCGGGTCAAGGTCCAGCATCCGCAATTCAAGGTACTCAATCCCCTTTTAAGGTACTCAATCCCCTTTTTCGGTAATTCCTTTAGGTTACGGTTCCCCTTAAAGCGCACGGGGCCGTGGAACTCGTAGTCTGATGTCAGGATTCCCTGCTTAACCCCCTCTTCAATCCGGTTAATATAGGCCGTCAGGTTGGTGTAGTCCCCCTTGAACTTGGTTCCAAAACCATACTTGCTCTGTCGAATGCTACGGAGGGGGTAAGCCAGGAAGTCATCCTTATCAAAGTAGCCCGCCTCGGCCACCGGGCTGGCCCCAAATAAGTAGGTCAACAGCCAGCGGTAGCGAACAAAGCCCTGGGCGACCACGGTATAGAGGTGATTGCGGACGGCCCGTTCGTCAGTAAACTGGTCCGGAAACTTCTGTAAAACTAAATCAATAACGTGCTGGTCCTGGCTAAGATGGGGCCGAAGAAGGAGGCCTACCTGAAGGAGTGGGCCAAGCGGCATGGCTACTCACAAGGAACACCGTGTGGGGCCTATTGACAAGCGTTTATCAGTAATTGTTTATTAAAAAAAAATCACGACCCCGTTTTTTGAACTAGGTCGTGATTTTAATATTAAAAATTTAAGTTGGGGGCTTTACCTATTTACGCTTACTTTGGTAGGCCCGCCGCTTAGCCTTGGCTAACTTCCGCTTCCGCGCTTTTTCAGCCCGTTCTTTTTCTTCCCGTTCTTTACGAATCTTGAATGGGTTTTGAATTAATAGGGTCTGGACAACTTGGAAGGCGTTAGAAACCACCCAGTAAAGGGTAATGGCGGACGAGAAACCAAGAGCCATAAAGAATACCATAATTGGCATGAACCAGGTCATCATCGTTGTCATGCTATTCTTCTCTGGCATGGAGGCCATTCCCAGCCAGGAACTAATGAAGGTGAAGACCGCCGCTAAAATTGGCATTACATAGTAAGGGTCAGTGTGCCCTAACTGCAGCCAAAGGAAGGTCCCATGCTTCAATTCAGGGGTCCGCCAGATTGCCTGGTACAGGGCCCACATGATTGGCAGCTGGATGATGAGCGGTAACATTGAGGCCATCGGGTGGACACCCGCTTCCTTGTACAGCTTTTGGGTCTCTTCTTGCATCTTCATCATGGAGTCCCGGTCACGTGATGAATACTTCTTTTGAATGGCCTTTAACTTTGGTGTTAATTCCTGGGTCTTCATCATGGACTTAGTCTGGTAGAACATCAGTGGTAAGAGGAGGGCCCGAATAATGATTGTAAAGATGATGATCCCCATCCCGTAGCCACCGGTGTGGTTGGAAAGCCAGATGATAAACTGCGAGAAGTTATAAACGATGTAGTGGTCCCAAAATCCGGTGCTGTGACTCGTTACCGGCTTGTTAGAACATGCAGCCAGCAGCATTGTTAAGCTAGCAACAGCCGCTAAGCTCAGGGCTTTTTTCTTCTTTTTCACGCTATTGTTCCTCACTTTTCATTAATTAACTTGGCCAGCTTCAAAGCGTGAACCAGGTTTTTCTTTATTTCTGCCATTTCCAAACCGTCAGCAGCCGGGCGGGCAATCACTAAAAAGTCAACATCTGACCGCAATTGGGGTTTTACCTCTAAGAGGGTCTGGCG contains these protein-coding regions:
- the yidC gene encoding membrane protein insertase YidC translates to MLLAACSNKPVTSHSTGFWDHYIVYNFSQFIIWLSNHTGGYGMGIIIFTIIIRALLLPLMFYQTKSMMKTQELTPKLKAIQKKYSSRDRDSMMKMQEETQKLYKEAGVHPMASMLPLIIQLPIMWALYQAIWRTPELKHGTFLWLQLGHTDPYYVMPILAAVFTFISSWLGMASMPEKNSMTTMMTWFMPIMVFFMALGFSSAITLYWVVSNAFQVVQTLLIQNPFKIRKEREEKERAEKARKRKLAKAKRRAYQSKRK